The Christiangramia forsetii KT0803 DNA segment TCAGGTTTTAGCAATTCTTCCACGGTTCCATCGGGAAGTTTTTCAAAAGCTGCATTGGTAGGTGCAAAAACCATCAACGGACCTGCGTTTACTAGAACATTTTCCAGTTCAGCTGCTTGCACTGCTGCCACTAGAGTAGTATGATTTTCACTATTTATAGCAATGTCTAGAACGGTAGGTTCAGATTCATCATCTTTAATAAATGCCTGGCCCTGTCTTTCTGAAGAATTTATAGTAGACTCTTCAGAATTTGAAAGGTCGGTCTCGATATTGGCCTTCTGATTTTCTCCGCAGCCGGAAATAATTAGTCCGGCGAAAAGGAGAAATAAAGTTTGAAGTATAGCTTTCATATCTATTGGTTTTGGTTGAGCTATGAATTGATTATTTCAAGGTCCTGAAATATTCCAGGATCTGACGGGCTTCCTCCTCGGTTAATCCCTGATTAGCCATAGGACTACCATTATGATCTATGAGTAGTTGCTTAGCAATAGGATCTTTAATTACCATTTCATTTGGATTGAGTATCATGTTCATCACCCATTCCGGAGATCTTCTTTCTAAAACACCAATTGGTGCAGGACCAATAAATTTCTTGGTAGGTTTGTGACAGGCAAGACATTTGGAATCAAAAATTACTTTTCCCTTAGCCGCCATAGCCTGATCTATTTCATCTGGTAATTCAAGATTTTTTACAGGCCCAATTCCTTTGTTATCCATATCTATCATGTTAACTTCAGAAGAGGCCGGTTTTGCTTTTTGGACTTCTTTTTTCTCGTAATTTCCTAGCTGGATTTCTTCTTTGTCTTTTTTATCCTCTTTCCCACCACAACTTATAAGTAGTGCGAATCCAAATAAAAAGAGGCTTTTTATTACATTTTTCATATTGATAGAGATTAATTATAAGTCAAAATTAGAGGTAAAGCACCTCAAAAAATATGACCAAAATCATATTAAGGATAAAATTGTCTTTTTTTAATATGTTTCTCTTTTTGATTTATTCTTTGAAAATGGAATTTGATGATGAGCATCATGTTTTAGGCCTATGCTAACCATTAATTTTGGCCTTTAATATCTAATAAAATGGAAGGGAATTTAATTTCTAAATACAATGTAGCAGGACCGCGCTATACCAGTTATCCAACAGTACCTTATTGGGATGAAACCAGTTTTAACGATAAGGAGTGGAAGAGGAGCCTGCAGAAAAGTTTCCAGGAAAGCAATCATTCTGAAGGTATTAGTATTTATATACACTTACCATTTTGCGAAAGTTTATGCACTTTTTGCGGTTGCAATAAGCGGATCACCAAAAATCATTCGGTAGAAGTTCCCTATCTGGAATCTGTTTTAAAAGAATGGGGAATGTATTGCAATCTTTTTGATGAAATACCAATTATAAAAGAGCTTCATCTTGGCGGAGGAACGCCCACTTTTTTTTCCGCAGAAAATCTGAAATTATTGCTAAGCGGTATTTTTAAGAAATCCCTTAAAGCGGAAGATGCCGAATTGAGTTTTGAAGGCCATCCCAATAATACCAGTTTTGAACATCTAAGCCTTTTTTCCTCTTTTGGTTTTACCCGGGTAAGCTATGGTGTACAGGATTACAATGAGCAGGTTCAGAAAGCGATACACCGAGTCCAGCCTTTTGAGAATGTAAAAAGAGTTACTGAAGAAGCGCGTACCAATGGTTTCACTTCGGTTGGACATGACATTATATTCGGTTTACCGTTTCAAACCAAAGAGCATATTATACATACTATTGAGCGTACCAAAGAATTAATGCCAGATCGAATCGCATTTTACAGTTACGCCCATGTACCCTGGATTAAAGGAAATGGTCAAAGAGGTTTTAAAGATGAAGATCTTCCCAGCGCCGATGGCAAACGGGAACAATATGAAACAGGAAAAAAAATGCTACTGGAGGCCGGTTATGTAGAAATTGGAATGGATCATTTTGCGTTACCTTCAGACAGCCTTTTTGAAGCCTTAGAAAATAAAAGAATTCATAGGAATTTTATGGGTTATACTGCTTCTAAAACAAAAACTATGATTGGGTTGGGAGTTTCAGCCATTAGTGATAGCTGGTATGGTTTTGCCCAAAATGTGAAAAATGTTGAAGAATATCAAAACCTGGTAGAAAATAATATTTTACCAATTTATCGAGGTCATATTTTGAATGAGGAAGATCTTATCATTAGGAAACACATTCTTAACCTGATGTGCAAATTGCAAACTTCGTGGTATACCGGCAATCAATTTTTTAAGGCATTACCACAAACACTTTTCAGTTTAAAGGAAATGCAAAAGGACGGACTCCTTGAAATTGACACCAATTTCCTGAAAGTAACCGAAAAAGGGAGACCCTTTGTTCGCAATGTATGTATGGCCTTTGATATGCGCCTACAAAGACAAAAACCAGAAAACCAATTATTTTCCATGACCATTTAATTTAGATAAAAATAAATAAATTGAGGTTTTAAATAAAAACTACAATGCAACTAAACCACTATATAGACCATACTTTATTAGCAGCCCACGCAACTACTTTAGAAATTAAAAAGCTTTGTAGAGAAGCCATAGAACATAAATTTTATGCAGTTTGTGTTAATAGTAGTCGTGTGAAAAATGCAAAAGAAATTCTGGAAGGTTCTAAAGTTCAACTTGCGGTGACCATTGGTTTTCCTCTGGGCGCATCTTCTACAGCATCTAAAACTAAGGAAGCTGAAACCGCTATTGCTCATGGTGCAGATGAAATTGATATGGTTATGAATATTGGTTTTTTAAAAGATGGAAAATCAGATCTTGTACAAGCTGAAATTGAAAAAATAAAAATGGCCATTGGCGATAAGATTTTGAAAGTGATCATAGAGACCTGTTACCTTTCTGAAGACGAAATTAGGTTTGCCAGCAACCTGGTAATGCGAGCCGGCGCAGATTTTGTAAAAACCTCGACTGGTTTTGGAAGCAGGGGTGCCAGCCTTAAGGATGTAAAGATCATGAAAGAAATGGTTGGAGATCAGGTAAAAATCAAAGCCTCCGGTGGAATTCGGGATGCTGAAACCGCCAGAAAATATATTAAGCTGGGAGTAGCTAGAATAGGAACCTCTTCGGGAATAAAGATCGTTTCATAACTAATAAACAATGAGCATACATATTGAAGCTAAAAAAGGAGAGATAGCAGAAACCGTTTTGCTTCCCGGAGATCCGTTACGTGCTAAATGGATCGCGGAAACCTTTCTTAAAGATAGCATTTGTTATAATAATATTCGCGGAATGCTTGGTTTTACAGGTAATTACCAAGGCAGGAAGGTTTCTGTACAGGGAACGGGGATGGGCATCCCATCTACCTTGATCTATTGTAACGAACTCATAAAAGAATATGACGTTAAAAACTTAATTAGAGTAGGCAGTGCCGGGGCATTTCAACGAGACCTGAATTTAATGGATATTGTTATTGCCATGTCTGCTTCAACTAATTCGTCTATGAATAGCCAGACTTTTAATGGCGGCGACTATGCCCCAACGGCAAATTTTGATCTTTTGATGCAGGCAGTAAATTATGCCGAAAAAGAACATATACATTTTAAAGCCGGAAATGTGCTTTCTTCAGATATTTTTTATGACGATGATCCCGATTATTATAAAAAATGGGCTTCCTAC contains these protein-coding regions:
- the hemN gene encoding oxygen-independent coproporphyrinogen III oxidase, yielding MEGNLISKYNVAGPRYTSYPTVPYWDETSFNDKEWKRSLQKSFQESNHSEGISIYIHLPFCESLCTFCGCNKRITKNHSVEVPYLESVLKEWGMYCNLFDEIPIIKELHLGGGTPTFFSAENLKLLLSGIFKKSLKAEDAELSFEGHPNNTSFEHLSLFSSFGFTRVSYGVQDYNEQVQKAIHRVQPFENVKRVTEEARTNGFTSVGHDIIFGLPFQTKEHIIHTIERTKELMPDRIAFYSYAHVPWIKGNGQRGFKDEDLPSADGKREQYETGKKMLLEAGYVEIGMDHFALPSDSLFEALENKRIHRNFMGYTASKTKTMIGLGVSAISDSWYGFAQNVKNVEEYQNLVENNILPIYRGHILNEEDLIIRKHILNLMCKLQTSWYTGNQFFKALPQTLFSLKEMQKDGLLEIDTNFLKVTEKGRPFVRNVCMAFDMRLQRQKPENQLFSMTI
- the deoC gene encoding deoxyribose-phosphate aldolase; amino-acid sequence: MQLNHYIDHTLLAAHATTLEIKKLCREAIEHKFYAVCVNSSRVKNAKEILEGSKVQLAVTIGFPLGASSTASKTKEAETAIAHGADEIDMVMNIGFLKDGKSDLVQAEIEKIKMAIGDKILKVIIETCYLSEDEIRFASNLVMRAGADFVKTSTGFGSRGASLKDVKIMKEMVGDQVKIKASGGIRDAETARKYIKLGVARIGTSSGIKIVS
- a CDS encoding fasciclin domain-containing protein, producing the protein MKAILQTLFLLFAGLIISGCGENQKANIETDLSNSEESTINSSERQGQAFIKDDESEPTVLDIAINSENHTTLVAAVQAAELENVLVNAGPLMVFAPTNAAFEKLPDGTVEELLKPENKEKLAFILKHHVTPGNYDKEFLKKFKKLGQASDESITVEVKGDDVYVGGAKIIASIPAGNGIVHVVDQVILPENQTN
- a CDS encoding c-type cytochrome, which produces MKNVIKSLFLFGFALLISCGGKEDKKDKEEIQLGNYEKKEVQKAKPASSEVNMIDMDNKGIGPVKNLELPDEIDQAMAAKGKVIFDSKCLACHKPTKKFIGPAPIGVLERRSPEWVMNMILNPNEMVIKDPIAKQLLIDHNGSPMANQGLTEEEARQILEYFRTLK
- the deoD gene encoding purine-nucleoside phosphorylase gives rise to the protein MSIHIEAKKGEIAETVLLPGDPLRAKWIAETFLKDSICYNNIRGMLGFTGNYQGRKVSVQGTGMGIPSTLIYCNELIKEYDVKNLIRVGSAGAFQRDLNLMDIVIAMSASTNSSMNSQTFNGGDYAPTANFDLLMQAVNYAEKEHIHFKAGNVLSSDIFYDDDPDYYKKWASYGVLCAEMETAGIYTLAAKFGVKALSILTISDSLVNGEEVSSEVRENKLSQMVKIALNIF